In the genome of Halobacterium noricense, one region contains:
- a CDS encoding VWA domain-containing protein — protein sequence MVELGSGKKLSQASRAAVPFPAVVGQRDLKDALLAVAANDALDGLLAAGEKGTAKSTAARALTDLLPDQRAVADCPYGCPPDDPKCQCADCRARDDPPVETRPVPFVTLPLGASRDRVIGSLSVPDALDGDAEFNPGLLARANRGVLYVDEVNLLDDHLVDVLLDAAAAGVNRVERDGVSVTHPAAFTLIGTMNPEEGELRPQFRDRFALQVRVAGSDDLDDRAAIVSRALDGFDGDYGEETDQVRERLLGARDMLSEVDLPESLVREISELCRDAGVDGHRADVAIARAARTFAALEGRPTVTEADVQRAAEFALPHRLQSRPFEDAPDPEDVVDDHFEDGTDDAEHDGESEESNADTGDDSGADPEPDDEYGDESPSNPDSSGSGDEHEGDGNVGEAEQAENESGSEGDDTEDAAPLVPGQSRSETAEPGAGAAPETAAASAERPAGTGGATATPSTDGRGPRVRTERASGTNSVDAAASVRAAAARGAEGVERRDLRQSVRAGSASALVVFAVDASASMRGPMRAAKGVALDVLWDAYERRDEVAVVTFAGEDANVVLPPTDSVTLAARHLKSLPTGDRTPLPAGLRAADDVLARANPDAAVVVVVTDGRANAGTDAPTADTRKAASAFADRGAEVLVVDAGDGGRVSLVDDVVRAAGGERVPLDALTPERIDGAVRTAGGER from the coding sequence ATGGTTGAATTAGGAAGCGGCAAAAAGCTGTCGCAGGCGAGCCGTGCCGCGGTGCCGTTCCCGGCCGTCGTCGGCCAGCGCGACCTCAAGGACGCGCTCCTCGCGGTCGCCGCCAACGACGCCCTCGACGGCCTCCTCGCGGCTGGCGAGAAGGGCACCGCGAAGTCCACGGCGGCGCGGGCGCTCACCGACCTCCTCCCCGACCAGCGCGCCGTCGCCGACTGTCCCTACGGCTGCCCGCCCGACGACCCGAAGTGCCAGTGCGCGGACTGCCGGGCACGAGACGACCCACCCGTCGAGACGCGACCAGTCCCGTTCGTGACGCTCCCGCTCGGCGCGTCCCGCGACCGCGTCATCGGATCGCTGTCCGTGCCGGACGCGCTCGACGGCGACGCCGAGTTCAACCCTGGTTTACTCGCGCGGGCGAACCGCGGCGTCCTCTACGTCGACGAAGTGAACCTCCTCGACGACCACCTCGTCGACGTCCTCCTCGACGCCGCCGCCGCCGGCGTCAACCGCGTCGAACGCGACGGCGTCAGCGTCACCCACCCCGCGGCGTTCACCCTGATCGGGACGATGAACCCCGAGGAGGGCGAGCTCCGCCCGCAGTTCCGCGACCGCTTCGCGCTCCAGGTGCGCGTCGCGGGCAGCGACGACCTCGACGACCGCGCGGCAATCGTCTCGCGCGCGCTCGACGGCTTCGACGGCGACTACGGCGAGGAGACCGACCAGGTCCGCGAGCGCCTGCTCGGTGCGCGCGACATGCTCTCCGAAGTGGACCTCCCGGAATCGCTCGTCCGGGAGATTTCCGAACTCTGCCGGGACGCGGGCGTCGACGGCCACCGCGCCGACGTCGCCATCGCTCGCGCCGCGCGCACGTTCGCCGCGCTCGAGGGCCGACCAACGGTCACGGAGGCCGACGTCCAGCGCGCCGCGGAGTTCGCGCTCCCGCACCGCCTCCAGTCCCGGCCGTTCGAGGACGCGCCCGACCCCGAGGACGTCGTTGACGACCACTTCGAGGACGGAACGGACGACGCGGAGCACGACGGAGAGAGCGAGGAATCAAATGCCGACACGGGCGACGACTCGGGAGCGGACCCCGAGCCGGACGACGAGTACGGCGACGAGTCCCCGTCAAACCCCGACTCCAGCGGCTCGGGAGACGAGCACGAAGGCGACGGGAACGTCGGCGAGGCCGAACAGGCCGAGAACGAATCGGGCAGCGAGGGCGACGACACCGAGGACGCCGCGCCGCTCGTTCCCGGGCAGTCGCGCTCGGAGACGGCCGAGCCGGGTGCGGGTGCCGCGCCGGAGACGGCGGCAGCGAGCGCGGAGCGACCCGCCGGAACTGGCGGGGCGACCGCGACACCGAGCACGGACGGTCGTGGGCCGCGCGTGCGCACCGAGCGGGCGTCCGGGACGAATAGCGTGGACGCCGCGGCGTCGGTGCGAGCGGCCGCGGCGCGCGGCGCGGAGGGGGTCGAACGGCGGGACCTCCGGCAGTCCGTGCGAGCGGGGTCGGCGTCCGCGCTCGTCGTGTTCGCGGTGGACGCCAGCGCGTCGATGCGCGGGCCGATGCGCGCCGCGAAGGGCGTCGCGTTGGACGTGCTGTGGGACGCCTACGAGCGCCGCGACGAGGTCGCCGTCGTGACGTTTGCAGGCGAGGACGCGAACGTCGTCCTGCCGCCGACGGACAGCGTGACGCTGGCGGCGCGCCACCTCAAGTCGCTGCCGACCGGCGACCGCACGCCGCTGCCCGCGGGCTTGCGCGCCGCCGACGACGTGCTGGCGCGTGCGAACCCGGACGCCGCGGTCGTAGTCGTCGTCACGGACGGCCGGGCGAACGCCGGCACGGACGCGCCGACCGCGGACACCCGGAAGGCCGCGAGCGCGTTTGCCGACCGCGGCGCGGAAGTGCTCGTCGTGGACGCCGGGGACGGCGGTCGCGTGAGCCTCGTGGACGACGTGGTACGGGCTGCTGGCGGCGAGCGCGTGCCCTTGGACGCGCTGACGCCCGAGCGAATCGACGGGGCCGTCCGCACTGCGGGGGGTGAGCGCTGA